The genomic window GCCAGAAACTGCTCGGGTTGCGGCTCTCCGCCTCTTGATTCCCGAGGTGCCGGGAGCTTTTCAGCTGGCCTGAGAATCCAGCAAAACAAGCAAAATGCTGCGGATGGCAGTCTTTGCCACATCGGCGCGGGAGCCCCCGCTTAAAATGAAAAGCAGAGGTTTTCCCGCCGCAAACTTCTTGACCTTTGCGGCAAAAGCCGGGTAGGCGGCGTCGGTGAGGCGAAACCCTCCGTAGTCCTTGAAATGGGAGTCATGCCCGAAAATCACGAACATAAAATCGAACTCGTAGGACCGGCTGAAGGCCTCGTCCAGGGCCCTGAGAAAAGCCTCGTCATCAGCCGCCCTCAGGCCGAAGTCGTAGTTGTGGTAAACCTCGTCGGCTCTGCTGTCCCAGCCAGCGTAAAAGTTCAGGTGAATTACCTCGGGGTCCTTTCCCAAAAGGTCGCGCGTGCCGTCCCCGAAGTGGGGGTCGACGTCGAGGACCAGAAACCTTTTCAGCCCGTATCTTTTTCTGAGGTGAAGAACTGCCGCCGCAACATCGTTTAAATAACAGAAACCCCAGAAATGGCTGCGGCCGGCGTGGTGGCCTGCGGCCCCCACGTAGGCAAAGGCCGCCTCCGCTTCTCCCTCCGCCAGCGCCGCAGCCCCCTGAACGACCCCGGCGCAGGAAAGGGCCGCCACATAGTAAAATCCTGCTTCTTTCACCTCTGCGATGTGTGCGGGGGTATGAATTTGCTCGATCAGGCTGTGAATTTCGGGGGTCAGCACCGGGACCGCGACCTGAAGCCGGTTGGCGGCCACCAGGTCATTTAAATTTTCAAAAGATGGGGCAACCCGGTCCTTTAAAACCGGATGGCCGTACCTGCCGAAGTCATCATGGTAAAGCACGAGTACCTTCATTTCCGTCCTCCTCCTCAATCAAGGAAAGGTCACCTGACTCTCCCGAGCAATTACCCAGGCTTCCTGCCAGCATATATTGCCGTCAACACCGGACTGCGGATGGGAGAAGTGTTAGGCCTGC from Bacillota bacterium includes these protein-coding regions:
- a CDS encoding histone deacetylase, producing the protein MKVLVLYHDDFGRYGHPVLKDRVAPSFENLNDLVAANRLQVAVPVLTPEIHSLIEQIHTPAHIAEVKEAGFYYVAALSCAGVVQGAAALAEGEAEAAFAYVGAAGHHAGRSHFWGFCYLNDVAAAVLHLRKRYGLKRFLVLDVDPHFGDGTRDLLGKDPEVIHLNFYAGWDSRADEVYHNYDFGLRAADDEAFLRALDEAFSRSYEFDFMFVIFGHDSHFKDYGGFRLTDAAYPAFAAKVKKFAAGKPLLFILSGGSRADVAKTAIRSILLVLLDSQAS